One part of the Natrinema salinisoli genome encodes these proteins:
- a CDS encoding PAS domain-containing sensor histidine kinase produces MGFPGSTPEVTREEVRGVFTQFDQPSTPITADETAEALDCPRQTAQNSLEDLADNGEIESRQIGDGTRVWWRPESRKLPDQIDREEFASFVSAVKDYAIFMLDPDGTVASWNEGAERIKGYKEDEIVGEHFSTFYTDTATADGVPEQNLEAAAESGRTEDEGWRVRSDGTRFWAHVTITAIRDDDGTLRGFTKVTRDMTERREYEQQLRQERDLTEQILETVPASICVVTGDGEFVRANQRMLDRIGSDDTELPDYSVDSWEIYDADDEPIPVEEWPWTQVTDTGDPVYDYQCQVELPEIGRRWLSLNAVPLDSEEDDEPRVVVSVDDITKQKEREQQLRRQYNQTEQLLRTAPVAIAVQDADGKTVMANQRAQDVLGLSEQEFIEEPDDAEDWEIYDTDGEPVSPEETPSARVLATGEPVFDEELTIDPPDSDPMQFRVNAAPLFGSDGSVDRVVTAAKDITALKEREKQLEQRKTELETELNEILGRISDAFYAIDDEWRFTHLNERAADIMQQPREELLGRNVWDVFPEATEGVYWDEFQTAMETQEPVSFNVYGDELDAWLEFNVYPSESGLSIYFRDVTDQVEYEQELAKYETIVETINDAIYVLDDELRFTMVNEAYSELTGYDRDELIGEHASLVVDKETIQQGRELRERLAEGDVTDPTLEGTIETASGRHVPVEGSFTPLSQNEENQQRIGVLRDITERKKNRRKLEESERRYRTLVENFPNGAVALFDDDLRYTAAGGELMDATGVDPEDRVGNRISNLYPSDIVEEVEPYFHDALDGEANSFEIEYLNRHLLAYTLPIRDADDEIYAGMLVVQDITELKETQRQLEESNERLEQFAYAASHDLQEPLRMVTSYLQLLESRYADDLDEDAEEFIEFAVDGAERMREMIDGLLQYSRVETQGDPFEPVDLEDVLEDTRENLQMTIEESNAKITADSLPEVHGDHSQLQQVFQNLVSNAIEYSGDEPPQIQITAEQNGSEYVISVRDDGIGIDPEDQDRIFQVFQRLHSREEHPGTGIGLALSQRIVERHGGEIWVDSEPGEGTTFSFTLPAA; encoded by the coding sequence ATGGGATTCCCCGGTTCAACTCCGGAAGTCACTCGGGAGGAGGTGCGGGGTGTTTTTACTCAGTTCGATCAGCCGTCGACACCGATCACTGCTGACGAAACCGCCGAAGCCCTCGACTGTCCGCGGCAAACTGCACAGAATAGTTTAGAGGATCTTGCCGATAACGGTGAAATCGAGAGCAGACAGATCGGCGATGGCACACGGGTCTGGTGGCGGCCCGAATCCAGGAAGCTACCTGACCAGATCGACAGAGAGGAGTTTGCGTCCTTCGTGAGCGCTGTCAAGGACTACGCGATTTTCATGCTCGATCCTGACGGCACCGTTGCCAGCTGGAACGAGGGCGCTGAACGGATCAAGGGCTACAAAGAGGACGAGATCGTTGGCGAACACTTCTCCACCTTCTACACGGATACTGCAACCGCTGACGGAGTCCCTGAACAGAACCTCGAGGCAGCAGCGGAATCAGGTCGTACCGAAGATGAAGGCTGGCGCGTCCGCAGCGACGGCACCCGGTTCTGGGCGCACGTCACCATCACTGCGATCCGTGACGATGACGGTACACTTCGAGGGTTCACGAAGGTCACGCGTGACATGACCGAACGACGCGAATACGAACAACAACTCCGACAAGAACGCGATCTCACCGAACAGATCCTCGAGACCGTCCCGGCCAGTATCTGTGTGGTGACCGGTGACGGTGAGTTCGTCCGCGCAAACCAGCGCATGCTCGACCGGATCGGTAGTGACGACACAGAACTCCCGGACTACAGTGTCGACTCATGGGAGATCTACGACGCTGACGACGAGCCAATTCCGGTTGAGGAGTGGCCGTGGACACAGGTCACCGATACCGGCGACCCGGTCTACGATTACCAATGCCAGGTTGAACTCCCGGAGATCGGTCGACGCTGGCTCTCGCTCAATGCCGTGCCACTCGACTCCGAGGAAGATGACGAACCGAGAGTCGTCGTCTCTGTTGACGATATCACCAAGCAGAAAGAACGCGAACAGCAACTCCGCCGCCAGTACAACCAAACTGAACAGCTGTTACGGACGGCACCGGTCGCCATTGCCGTGCAGGACGCTGACGGGAAGACAGTGATGGCGAATCAGCGGGCACAGGATGTTCTTGGCCTCTCTGAACAGGAATTCATCGAGGAACCGGACGACGCCGAGGATTGGGAAATCTACGACACAGATGGTGAGCCGGTTTCCCCAGAGGAAACGCCGTCTGCCCGTGTCCTTGCAACCGGAGAACCGGTGTTCGACGAAGAACTCACGATCGACCCACCGGACAGCGACCCAATGCAGTTCCGGGTAAACGCGGCCCCGCTCTTCGGATCCGACGGATCGGTCGACCGTGTTGTCACGGCCGCGAAGGACATTACTGCACTCAAAGAACGGGAGAAACAACTTGAGCAGCGGAAGACGGAACTTGAGACCGAACTCAACGAAATCCTTGGGCGGATCTCCGACGCCTTCTACGCGATTGATGACGAGTGGCGGTTCACGCACCTCAATGAGCGGGCCGCCGACATCATGCAACAACCCAGAGAGGAGTTGCTCGGGAGAAACGTCTGGGACGTGTTCCCCGAGGCGACAGAGGGCGTATACTGGGATGAATTCCAGACGGCAATGGAGACGCAGGAGCCAGTCAGCTTCAACGTGTACGGGGATGAACTCGACGCCTGGTTAGAGTTCAATGTCTACCCATCTGAGTCCGGTCTGTCGATCTACTTCCGCGATGTGACTGACCAGGTCGAATACGAGCAGGAACTGGCAAAGTATGAAACCATTGTTGAGACAATCAACGACGCGATCTACGTCCTTGATGACGAGTTGCGGTTCACGATGGTCAACGAAGCGTATTCAGAGCTCACTGGCTATGATCGTGATGAACTGATCGGTGAGCACGCATCACTGGTCGTTGACAAGGAGACGATCCAGCAAGGACGTGAGTTACGGGAAAGACTTGCAGAGGGCGATGTCACCGATCCGACGCTGGAGGGAACGATTGAGACTGCGAGCGGCCGCCACGTTCCGGTCGAAGGTTCCTTCACACCACTCTCACAGAATGAAGAGAACCAGCAGCGGATCGGCGTGTTACGCGATATTACGGAACGCAAGAAGAACCGGCGCAAACTCGAGGAGAGTGAACGCCGATACCGGACGCTTGTCGAGAACTTCCCGAACGGTGCCGTCGCGTTGTTCGACGACGATCTCCGGTACACGGCTGCTGGCGGCGAACTTATGGATGCAACCGGCGTGGATCCAGAGGACCGGGTCGGCAATCGTATCTCCAACCTCTATCCGTCCGACATTGTCGAGGAAGTCGAACCGTACTTCCACGATGCACTCGACGGTGAGGCGAACTCGTTCGAGATCGAGTATCTCAACCGCCACCTGCTCGCCTATACGCTGCCAATCCGGGACGCCGACGATGAAATCTATGCGGGGATGCTCGTCGTCCAAGATATCACGGAACTCAAAGAGACACAACGGCAGCTCGAAGAATCCAACGAACGCCTCGAACAGTTCGCCTACGCTGCGTCACACGACCTGCAAGAGCCGCTGCGGATGGTCACCAGTTACCTGCAACTGCTCGAAAGCCGCTATGCTGACGACCTTGACGAGGATGCGGAAGAGTTCATCGAATTTGCTGTCGATGGCGCAGAGCGGATGCGTGAGATGATCGACGGCCTGCTCCAGTACTCACGAGTTGAAACACAGGGCGACCCGTTCGAACCGGTCGATTTAGAGGATGTCCTTGAAGATACACGTGAGAACCTCCAGATGACGATCGAAGAAAGCAATGCCAAGATCACAGCAGACTCCTTGCCGGAGGTCCATGGCGATCATAGCCAGCTCCAGCAAGTCTTCCAGAACCTGGTCAGTAATGCGATCGAGTACAGCGGTGATGAGCCACCACAAATCCAGATCACAGCCGAGCAGAATGGATCGGAATACGTCATCTCAGTTCGTGACGATGGGATTGGGATCGACCCTGAGGATCAGGACCGGATTTTCCAGGTGTTCCAGCGGCTTCACAGCCGGGAGGAGCATCCGGGTACCGGGATCGGGCTTGCACTCTCTCAGCGGATCGTCGAACGCCACGGTGGCGAAATCTGGGTCGACTCCGAACCAGGTGAGGGAACAACGTTCTCGTTCACACTACCTGCAGCGTGA